The DNA window TTAAATCTTGGTAATGTCGGATACGGACTATCATTTTTGCAATTCAGAATACCAAAGAATTTTGGTTAAAAGAATTGGTGATGTGGACACTAGAATATACACCGTTCCGACATCCATATGAGCATCTTTTTATCGAAATATTGCTCagtgttttgaattttaaaaaattgatagtcCGTGTCTGATATTGTCAAGATTCAaaattcgtgttgtaattgcaaaacaagctaaatatcataatttattttgcaattaatCCTTTATATTCCTGTTAGAATGGAAGACCAGAAAAAGATTGTTCAATTTCTTTGCTTTTGTTATTAGGCTGAGAAGCAGTTGAACTCTAGTTGGAGCCTTATGCGGGCTGGTAATCCTGGCGTTCCAACTACAATTGAGTGGCTTAATGATGTCTTGCCTCCCGGAGCCAAAGTTGGTATTGATCCGGTGAGCAATTTCTCAACCCTCTGGCTTACTATTCCTATTTTTTCAGTCATTTGTTTGACTAATGATTTTGACCATCTGCACAATGTAATGAGGTTCTCCCTCATTTCTTTTACATGGTTGCTTGTTTTAACGTTTCTTTTCCACCTAGACCTTTAATCTTTTAATCTGTATTCACTTTGACATTCTTCACCATTCCAAATATATGATGCGACGTTGTCTTTGACTTTGTGAAGGGAGcagtttcttttttcttttgatgttgCTGTGGAATTGAAGGATGCGATAGCTAAGAGGAATCACCAATTGATATACTTATATGATATGAATCTCGTGGACGATATTTGGAAGGATTCTAGGCCAAAACCTCCAAAAAACCCAATTAGGATGCATGGCATTGAGTATGCTGGAGTGGATGTAGTATCGAAGTTGTCTTCCCTGAGGTCTCAGCTCCTTGATGCTGGTGCATCTGCAATTGTTATTTCTATGCTTGATGAAATTGCTTGGCTGCTGAACTTGGTAATATTTATTAACCAACTTTGCCTAGTTTCATTTGATCTTTAACAAAAGAATGGAGATTCCACTTGAATGAAACTTCTGGTAATTAACAAATGTAAAATAATGAAAAGGCCGTGGAAGAATTTATGACTAATTTAATAATACTTTGCAGAGAGGGGCTGATGTACCTCATTCACCAGTTATGTATGCATACTTAATTGTGGAGATTGATGGAGCCAAATTATTTGTGGACAATTCTAAAGTCACTCCTGAAGTGTTGAAACATTTGAAGAATGCTGGTGTTGAGTTGAAGCCTTATGATGCCATCCTACCTGAGATAGAAAGGTTAGTCTCACAGCTTTTACGCTTAAGCAGTGGCAACATTTTTTGCTACACTGCCCACACTTAAAGAAGAGGTCACAATTCTTTTAACATCTTAGAAAAGAACAGGTTCTCTTTGCTTCCCAGTTTTGGACATGTACAAAATTGCCTGCACTTCTATAACTAGACCATGGCATTAATGTGAATTTTGCATGTATAAGTATGTGGAACTAGCAGCTGTGGCATATGAGCTATGCCCGTTAATCTGAGCTTGCAAATTAAGGCCTATTGAGATGTGTGGCTTGCTATGACACGATTGTGTGTTTCTGGCTGGCCTTATGCGTTTCCTTTCTCAATTTAAGCTGTACACTTGCTGTGTTAACCTTTTTTATCTAACTTATGGTCTCGGCTCCCTGTTTCAGGTTGGCTGCACATGGGGCTGAACTTTGGCTGGATACATCATCTGTTAATGCTGCTATAGTAAACACCTATAGGTCTGCCTGTGATAGGCATCTCGAGAACCTTGGAAAAAAAAGTGACAGTAAGAATGATATATATAATGGGTCCAATGGCCAATCCTGGGGTCCTTGTGGAGTTTACAGAGCATCACCTGTATCTCTGGCAAAAGCATTGAAGAATCCAGCTGAGTTGGATGGCATGCGAAATTCCCACTTAAGGTACTAgctactatttttttctttaacttcACTTTTATGGATTTTAGTATTATACATGCGAAAATGAGAATTCAACCCTAATTAGCTTGCGGCTTAAGGCTAATTAAGTCGAGTCGAGATTttccttatttaatatatctGTGTATATATCGTCATTAACAGAAATAAATATGACATAACCTTTATAATTTCTTGGCTTCTTAAAATGCCAATATGCAGGGATGCAGCTGCTCTAGCACAATTTTGGGCCTGGCTGGAAGAGGAAATTCATAAGGACTTGGGACTGACAGAAGTGGATGTTTCTGATAAACTTCTTGAATTTCGTTCGAAGCAACAGGGCTTTCTGGATACTAGCTTTGATACAATAAGTGGTATAAGCTGCTTCTTTTGTACTCTCTTTAAACAGTTCTTATTCAAAATACTTGTTGTCAATATCCGTTCTTCAGTTGCGCTACATAATCTATCTTACAGGTTCAGGTGCAAATGGTGCCATCATACACTACAATCCTGAGCCAGGTAGTTGTAGTGTTGTCAGTCCGAAAAAGTTATTCTTGTTAGATAGTGGAGCTCAATATGTTGATGGAACAACTGACGTAACCAGGACCGTGCACTTTAGTGAACCTACTGCACGGGAGAAAGAATGCTTCACCCGAGTTTTACAGGTGCTGAACTTCTGTTGACTCTGCATCTTATATAATAGATGTCCATTTGTTTCTAGTAATATGAAGGCCTCGGACAGATATTAAATGTCCTTGTAGGTTACTAATAACGCATAGGAGATGTTTAGGCCTGTAAGAATCGTCGATTCGTCTCccttattttgaatttgagtgCAAATGCGTGGGCAGTATCTTCAATCTTCTACCATTCAGTATAGGAGTGTGCGGAAacttaaaccaaaccaaactgacaaattcagttcagtttggttttaaattatgaaaaaaatatcagttatttggttcagtttgattcTGAAAGTGAAAAACTTTCGGTTCACTTTGGtacaaattgaattgaaatgaaaaaaatcaagcaAACCAACTAATTCAACTCGGTTTGATATATTTaagatttttgaaaatttgctttgattcaatttaataaattaaaagttgagtttgatttgAACTGCATGTACGCCTCTAATTCAGGACATCCACTTTTGGCATTTATTGTCATGATTACATTAACGATTTTGTTTATGATAACTGCGAATTGCAGGGTCATATAGCTCTTGATCAGGCAATTTTCCCTGCAAATACACCTGGTTTTGTGTTGGATGCATTTGCTCGTTCTTCTTTGTGGAAGATAGGGCTCGACTATCGCCATGGTGCTTGTCCTGCTTTTTCTCTTATCCATctgaataataaaatttggcCAGCTCAGAAATTGGTACTTTATTTAATGGGAAAAAAAACAAGGTTCTAACGATGATAATTTTTCTTTGCCTATAATCTTCCAGGGACTGGACATGGTGTTGGAGCTGCATTAAATGTTCATGAAGGCCCTCAAAGCATTAGCTTTCGGTATGGGAATACTACTCCCTTGCAGAAAGGCATGATTGTGAGCAATGAACCGGGGTACTACGAAGATCATGCTTTTGGCATTCGAATCGAGGTACTATAAAAATGTGCGAGACAAATTTCATGTTACGAACTGCATGATTGTACGGACATGGACTTATCTGTTCTGTTTTTGCCTCGACCTCTTTTCTGTGCAAGTAATTTGGAATGCGGTGGTTGTTCTTTTAttccattttttataaaattctatcCTGTTGTAGAATCTTCTTCACGTAAAAGAGGTTCAGACTCCAAATCGATTTGGAGGAATAGAGTATTTGGGATTTGAGAAACTGACTTTTGTCCCCATTCAGGTAATACTAAACATTCTCGTATTGATTTGTGGCTGAtccaaatattttttgtttctaGTCATAGACCTCGTACTGGTTATATTGCAGACTAAAATGGTAGAGTTATCGTTGCTCTCTGCTGCTGAGATCGATTGGCTTAATGATTACCATTCACAAGTTTGGGAGAAGGTAACAATTGCATACCGCAGACGATGCACATGCTTATAGCCTTTTTTTGTCGATTCTTTCTGAAAACATTACTTTAAACAGTTCTGGTGCCTGTTTCATTTGCTTgacattattttgaaaaatagaaGCAATCGGTGATTATAAATAGCTACACAAACTAACATATATCTTACAGGTTTCACCACTGCTTGATGGTCCTGCTCGTCAATGGCTTTCGTACAACACAAGACCGCTTGTCCATCCGTGATTCACCTTTCATATTTTTGTATGTTCAAGGGTCGGACATGTTGCTTCATAAAGTATTGTACATGTGAAATATGCACTTCAGTCTTCAACCAAGTTGCATTTAGGGAGGAAATAAAAAATTCCTCCAAAAGTATAGAGAAAATTTACAGTTTTTGGTGTATATGATAATTTGAGACATCAAGTTATTCACGTGAAACATCAAATTATTTGTATATTCAGGCAGTGTAATCAATTCGCATAAAACATCAAATTATTTGTATATTCAAGCAGTGTAATCAATTTGCGTAAAACATCAAATTACTCGTATTCAAGCAAAATATATATTCAGTGTTCGTGAAACATCAAAAGGATTCGCGTCAAACATTGTAATGTGGTGCAGACACACCAACTAGGCTATGATACATTACTCTTCTATACACATTTAGGAACTTGCTCGAGCCACAATAATGAAAGATGCTCTTACTGCTGTAAAGATGGCTGATACCCTAAATCTACAGCAACAATGGATCAGAGGAAGGAGTTTCGGCATACATGTTCGATATGGCTTTTGCAAAATATTCCTTCGCCCGAGCCCTCTTTATCTGCaatcaattttaaatcaaaacaatacACACAAGAAATATTGTTTCCCTTGCACAAAATTTGATTCTGGGCAAATCATGTATTTGTTTAGTCATACCATTCACTAAACAAAATCccccttttatttatttacttatttaaattttcaagtGTAACTAAATTTAATCCTTTTGTTTAACCATCTCTTTCATCATAAAAATAGCGTTAAATTAAAATGCAAATTAAGTGTGAAACAAATATTGATTTAAAGCATTTGGCTCATGGTTTAAGGTTGCTAAGTTAGTATACTTGTATATAACATATGATCATATTACTAGTCACTCTCAACCTATTTCCTTTCTCGGATTTGATGATAGGGTCGAGTTTTATCACAACAAGCAACGGCCTTACCTTGAATGTTGGAGTCAGTAGGCCATTCTCCAAAGTAAATTGTTCAGGAACCAAGGTTACAGCTTTTGCAAATTCAAAACCTCGCAACTGCACAATTGCAAGAAATGAAACGTACATAACTGGCAGCGAACTAATACTATGTCATATCGAGAAACACGGGCTCTTAAATTTTTTACCTGGGCTTCCTGTCCGACCTCATCCATTTCAGCTAGAACTGCTGCCCTTGCTCTTGGGTCGTTGCACAGCTGTCCTAAATCATCATActgcaaaataataataaaaagaatggGAGGCTCAACTACTTTTTTGATGTTGATCTTTA is part of the Mercurialis annua linkage group LG3, ddMerAnnu1.2, whole genome shotgun sequence genome and encodes:
- the LOC126671624 gene encoding aminopeptidase P2, with protein sequence MHSLTSPTMQPLSLTQSSRSLYTRFISTSFSRSFFANTRTITNPVFNTNSTYSPLLIRNCSSITAKPSSQIRKNHTFKSEPDEKLRALRELFSKPGIGIDAYIIPSQDAHQSEFIAECYMRRGYISGFTGSAGTAVVTKEKAALWTDGRYFLQAEKQLNSSWSLMRAGNPGVPTTIEWLNDVLPPGAKVGIDPFLFSFDVAVELKDAIAKRNHQLIYLYDMNLVDDIWKDSRPKPPKNPIRMHGIEYAGVDVVSKLSSLRSQLLDAGASAIVISMLDEIAWLLNLRGADVPHSPVMYAYLIVEIDGAKLFVDNSKVTPEVLKHLKNAGVELKPYDAILPEIERLAAHGAELWLDTSSVNAAIVNTYRSACDRHLENLGKKSDSKNDIYNGSNGQSWGPCGVYRASPVSLAKALKNPAELDGMRNSHLRDAAALAQFWAWLEEEIHKDLGLTEVDVSDKLLEFRSKQQGFLDTSFDTISGSGANGAIIHYNPEPGSCSVVSPKKLFLLDSGAQYVDGTTDVTRTVHFSEPTAREKECFTRVLQGHIALDQAIFPANTPGFVLDAFARSSLWKIGLDYRHGTGHGVGAALNVHEGPQSISFRYGNTTPLQKGMIVSNEPGYYEDHAFGIRIENLLHVKEVQTPNRFGGIEYLGFEKLTFVPIQTKMVELSLLSAAEIDWLNDYHSQVWEKVSPLLDGPARQWLSYNTRPLVHP